One genomic segment of Candidatus Tanganyikabacteria bacterium includes these proteins:
- a CDS encoding EF-hand domain-containing protein encodes MGSHTLVRLGTFAATLLILAAPAGCASSAKLATGVSATGTMQASALKATTEAGIRQKLQALFRASDKGGKGYLTPDELPSNPVLPIVVGRPDAADPDTRAALAKILDKNGDGQISSQEFLDPDFVAELVYVQHDQAVQLFKTLDANSDGFLTRDETNIADIGEPSPMSPAEFKEMDANNDGKLTVTELENGLANPVINPLPSAE; translated from the coding sequence ATGGGTAGCCACACGCTCGTCCGCCTGGGAACGTTCGCCGCCACGCTGCTGATCCTGGCCGCGCCCGCGGGATGCGCCTCGTCGGCGAAACTGGCCACCGGCGTCAGCGCGACGGGCACGATGCAGGCCAGCGCCCTCAAGGCGACCACCGAAGCGGGCATCCGGCAGAAGCTGCAGGCCCTGTTCCGGGCGTCCGACAAGGGCGGCAAGGGCTACCTGACGCCGGACGAACTGCCGAGCAACCCGGTCCTGCCCATAGTCGTCGGCCGGCCGGACGCCGCCGATCCCGACACCCGCGCGGCCCTGGCGAAGATCCTCGACAAGAACGGCGACGGCCAGATCTCGAGCCAGGAGTTCCTGGATCCCGACTTCGTGGCCGAACTGGTCTACGTCCAGCACGACCAGGCGGTCCAGCTCTTCAAGACGCTCGACGCCAACTCCGACGGGTTCCTGACCCGCGACGAGACCAACATCGCGGACATCGGCGAGCCCAGCCCCATGTCGCCGGCCGAGTTCAAGGAGATGGACGCCAACAACGACGGCAAGCTGACCGTGACCGAACTGGAAAACGGCCTGGCCAACCCGGTGATCAACCCGCTGCCCAGCGCGGAGTAA